A portion of the Epinephelus moara isolate mb chromosome 4, YSFRI_EMoa_1.0, whole genome shotgun sequence genome contains these proteins:
- the LOC126388913 gene encoding protein Wnt-8-like: MHSILWILPLLFKICPGHAWVASNVLMTGPKAYLTYARSVQVGAQSGIEECRHQFAWDRWNCPDSATQLKGLKRATRETSFVHAISAAGVMYTLTRNCSLGELDNCGCDVSNNGKIGGRGWLWGGCSDNVDFGERISKQYVDAQETGQDSRAAVNLHNNAAGRLAVRATMKRICRCHGMSESCTVQTCWTQLSDFREIGNYLKTKHSQAQKLDIDKKRMRAGNSADNRGAIVDAFGSVAPTELIYLEDSPDYCRRNTSMGLYGTEGRECVQHGEGLTQWERRSCRRLCHECGLRVEERRTEVVSSCNCKFHWCCTVNCEDCSQVMIKHVCARREGAHGHGFRRKYRGPK, encoded by the exons ATGCATTCAATACTTTGGATCCTGCCCCTTTTGTTCAAAATATGCCCAGGACATGCTTG gGTGGCAAGTAACGTACTTATGACGGGACCTAAG GCCTATCTCACCTACGCAAGAAGCGTGCAGGTGGGTGCACAGAGTGGGATCGAAGAGTGCAGACACCAGTTTGCGTGGGACAGATGGAACTGTCCCGACAGCGCGACTCAGCTGAAAGGACTAAAACGCG CCACCAGAGAGACTTCTTTCGTCCACGCCATCAGTGCAGCGGGGGTCATGTACACTCTGACCAGGAACTGTAGTCTGGGGGAACTCGATAACTGCGGCTGTGACGTCTCCAACAATGGAAAAATAG GCGGTCGTGGCTGGCTGTGGGGTGGCTGCAGTGATAACGTGGATTTCGGAGAGAGGATTTCCAAACAGTACGTTGACGCGCAGGAGACGGGTCAAGACTCCAGGGCTGCTGTCAACCTGCACAACAACGCAGCTGGACGGCTG GCTGTGAGAGCAACAATGAAGCGCATCTGTAGATGTCATGGCATGTCAGAGAGCTGCACTGTCCAAACCTGCTGGACACAGCTGTCAGATTTCAGAGAAATCGGCAACTACTTGAAGACCAAACACAGCCAAGCTCAAAAACTGGACATCGACAAAAAGCGCATGCGGGCTGGCAATAGCGCGGACAACCGTGGTGCCATCGTGGACGCGTTTGGCAGCGTGGCCCCGACAGAGCTCATCTACCTGGAGGACTCCCCGGACTACTGCAGGAGAAACACCAGCATGGGGCTGTACGGGACCGAGGGCCGGGAGTGTGTGCAGCACGGAGAGGGTTTAACCCAGTGGGAGAGGCGTAGCTGCCGCAGGTTGTGTCATGAATGCGGCCTTAGGGTGGAGGAGAGGCGCACGGAGGTAGTGAGCAGCTGCAACTGCAAATTCCACTGGTGCTGCACGGTGAACTGTGAGGACTGCTCTCAGGTTATGATCAAACATGTGTGCGCCAGGAGGGAAGGTGCTCATGGGCACGGCTTTAGACGGAAATACCGTGGACCCAAGTGA
- the syce3 gene encoding synaptonemal complex central element protein 3, whose translation MADAESLPEPPQSSSDDVLEMKRDLERLIEDTENLSVQLTWMCYDMAALKTSPELWDSMQKLEEAHHKCRAVVCGDQEQEPEMGTCPDLTVIATTQM comes from the exons ATGGCCGATGCAGAATCACTTCCCGAGCCACCGCAGAGCAGCAGCGACGACGTGTTGGAGATGAAAAGGGATTTGGAGAGACTCATAGAAGACACTGAAAATTTATCAG TGCAGCTCACCTGGATGTGTTATGACATGGCGGCGCTGAAGACCAGTCCTGAGCTGTGGGACTCCATGCAGAAATTGGAAGAAGCCCATCATAAATGCAGAGCAGTTGTGTGTGGAGACCAAGAGCAGGAGCCAGAGATGGGCACATGTCCTGATCTTACTGTCATAGCTACTACTCAGATGTGA
- the LOC126388912 gene encoding protein Wnt-8a-like has translation MGPLNLLPAMVLSMCSQFTFAWTVNNFLMTGPKAFLTYAGSVQVGAQSGIHECKHQFAWERWNCPENRLQLSTHNGLRSATRETSFVHAISAAGVMYTLTKNCSMGDFDNCGCDDSRIGQTGGRGWIWGGCSDNVAFGEKISKQFVDALEGGHDSRAAVNLHNNEAGRLAIKATMRRACKCHGVSGSCSIQTCWMQLADFREVGNYLKLKHEHAKKLEMDKKPARAGNSADNRGAIAHALRSIARTELIYLEDSPDYCVKNHSLGYQGTEGRECLKGNKNMSQRERKSCRRLCYECGLRVVEKRINVVSSCNCKFHWCCTVKCDKCTQVVTKYYCTRKDGGRKPHNKTRRRHRARQQ, from the exons GACGGTGAATAACTTCCTCATGACTGGACCTAag GCTTTCCTGACTTATGCCGGCAGTGTGCAAGTTGGCGCACAAAGTGGAATACATGAGTGTAAACACCAGTTCGCGTGGGAGAGGTGGAACTGCCCAGAAAACAGGCTCCAATTATCCACACACAACGGCCTTCGAAGTG CCACAAGGGAGACGTCTTTTGTCCATGCCATCAGCGCGGCTGGAGTAATGTACACGCTCACCAAGAACTGTAGTATGGGAGACTTTGACAACTGCGGCTGTGATGACTCCAGAATTGGACAGACAG GTGGTAGAGGATGGATATGGGGAGGCTGCAGTGATAATGTGGCGTTTGGAGAGAAGATCTCCAAACAGTTTGTGGACGCGTTGGAAGGTGGGCATGACTCACGCGCAGCCGTCAACCTGCATAACAATGAGGCAGGCAGACTG GCAATCAAAGCTACCATGAGGAGAGCCTGTAAGTGTCACGGAGTGTCTGGGAGCTGCAGCATCCAAACCTGCTGGATGCAGCTGGCCGACTTCAGAGAGGTGGGCAACTACCTGAAGCTGAAGCACGAGCATGCAAAGAAACTGGAGATGGACAAGAAGCCGGCGAGGGCTGGAAACAGCGCGGACAACCGAGGAGCCATTGCGCACGCTCTCCGGAGCATCGCCCGCACAGAACTCATTTACCTGGAGGATTCCCCGGATTACTGCGTCAAGAACCACAGCCTGGGATATCAGGGCACCGAGGGCCGGGAGTGTCTGAAGGGTAACAAGAACATGTCCCAGCGGGAGAGAAAGAGCTGCCGCAGACTGTGCTATGAATGCGGCCTCAGAGTGGTGGAGAAGCGCATCAATGTTGTGAGCAGCTGCAACTGCAAGTTTCACTGGTGCTGCACGGTGAAGTGCGACAAATGCACTCAAGTTGTGACAAAATATTACTGTACACGTAAAGACGGTGGAAGAAAACCACATAATAAAACGAGGCGCAGGCACCGTGCGCGCCAGCAATGA
- the lcp2b gene encoding lymphocyte cytosolic protein 2 yields MSLNSVPSKVEVMGWNPQSLADYIRRLKLSGCDRLVIKSSINGAQFMQMTACDLQVFPSLYVPIITKIQNEINKMDQKKGGFGLKSKAQKYPKQVFVQEELWDSDEFDNDSDHDYEKGEDSYICALTEPQTAEQEDSDEAYEESCDEPSSADIIKPLRLLGLAKHQDSHYRDPVHEPTPAERTSKPPHPHPPRMSHTPQRPFKAPAPASQPNLPIDRSKKPGHSGPSQTDLKKSKGSTDRAPGSSTSKTPKPRPPKHTDVANRADKPVPPVPVELSQVKNSIPGPRKGLDPSWYGGKVTRHQAEAALREVNKDGAFVVRDSTQGAVEHPYTLMLLKEGRVYNIMIRNQGNSYSLGTGLKNTKSFPGVKEMITHHTHTPLLLIDATDQSSEAPSQCCLLHPAGL; encoded by the exons ATGAGTTTAAACAGTGTTCCCTCTAAAGTGGAGGTGATGGGATGGAATCCCCAAAGCCTTGCTGACTACATCAGGAGG CTTAAGTTATCCGGCTGTGACAGATTAGTGATAAAGAGCAGCATAAATGGAGCACAGTTCATG CAAATGACTGCATGTGACCTTCAAGTGTTCCCCAGCCTTTATGTCCC AATAATCACTAAGATCCAAAATGAAATCAACAAGATGGACCAGAAGAAGGGGGGCTTTGGTCTTAA ATCAAAGGCACAGAAATACCCAAAACAAG TATTTGTACAGGAAGAACTTTGGGACTCTGATGAGTTT GACAATGACAGCGATCATGACTATGAGAAAGGGGAAGACAGCTACATCTGTGCTCTGACTGAGCCACAAACAGCTGAGCAAGAAGACAGTGACGAGGCCTATGAAGAGAGCTGCGACGAGCCTTCCTCTGCAGACATAATAAAGCCACTTCGACTTCTGGGATTGGCTAAACATCAGGACAGTCACTACAGAG ATCCTGTTCATGAGCCGACCCCTGCTGAAAGGACCTCAAAACCTCCACACCCTCATCCACCAAGAATGAGCCATACCCCTCAGAGACCTTTCAAAGCACCAG CACCAGCCAGTCAACCCAATCTGCCTATCGACAGGAGCAAGAAGCCTGGGCACTCTGGCCCATCCCAGACAGACCTTAAAAAATCAA agggcagcaCTGACAGGGCTCCTGGATCATCCACAAGCAAGACCCCTAAACCAAGACCCCCGAAACACACAGATGTGGCCAACAG AGCAGATAAACCCGTTCCTCCAGTGCCAGTAGAGCTTTCTCAGGTTAAAAATTCAATACCAGGTCCAAGAAAG GGCTTGGATCCCAGCTGGTATGGCGGAAAGGTGACCAGACATCAAGCTGAAGCTGCTCTCAGAGAGGTGAACAAG GATGGGGCATTTGTGGTAAGGGACAGCACACAAGGCGCGGTTGAGCACCCCTACACCCTAATGCTGCTGAAAGAAGGCAGGGTTTACAACATTATGATTCGTAACCAAGGCAACTCCTACTCCCTCGGCACTGGCCTCAAAAATACCAAG AGTTTCCCTGGGGTGAAGGAGATGATtacccatcacacacacactccgctGCTGCTCATTGATGCCACAGACCAGAGCTCTGAAGCACCGAGCCAGTGTTGTCTGCTGCACCCTGCGGGACTCTGA
- the foxi3b gene encoding forkhead box protein I3b — translation MSSFEAQGQSPPRCGPQFPSLGQEPPELSMYSDCYYPPPSLPSPQRTTPTSYDLSDYTTSSPNPYLWFNGSSINTPPYLATTGPPGNPGPPFVPQHYGMQRPYLGPAGAGGPGGELSWFSLPSQEDLMKLVRPPYSYSALIAMAIHGAPDRRLTLSQIYQYVADNFPFYNKSKAGWQNSIRHNLSLNDCFKKVPRDEDDPGKGNYWTLDPNCEKMFDNGNFRRKRKRKSDSLSGGDSGSGAPDSGDSERGSPKHSTSLNISPTADRIPSPSSGPAPCLSSFLTEMSGVTAAAATEVGSDGLNRPLHLPLDGPHRPAQPGSFSSYSPNSGGPEWVPQVPAPSVLSSSPTHSSLGYTSPILSQYSGSNGHFYPSLGSTGIIYHREGTEV, via the exons ATGTCTTCATTTGAGGCCCAGGGCCAGTCTCCTCCTCGGTGTGGCCCGCAGTTCCCCAGCCTCGGCCAGGAGCCCCCTGAGCTCAGCATGTACAGTGACTGTTACTACCCACCTCCTTCGCTGCCGAGTCCTCAGCGCACCACTCCGACATCCTACGACCTGAGCGACTACACCACCTCCTCCCCAAACCCTTACCTCTGGTTCAACGGCTCCAGCATCAACACACCGCCCTATCTGGCTACTACCGGCCCACCTGGTAACCCCGGTCCTCCCTTTGTCCCTCAGCACTACGGCATGCAGAGGCCTTACCTGGGTCCTGCCGGAGCTGGGGGTCCAGGAGGGGAGCTGAGCTGGTTCTCTCTCCCCTCACAGGAAGACCTGATGAAGCTGGTCAGGCCGCCTTACTCTTACTCGGCGCTCATCGCCATGGCTATCCACGGAGCCCCAGACAGGAGACTGACATTGAGCCAGATTTACCAGTACGTGGCTGACAACTTCCCTTTCTACAACAAGAGTAAAGCGGGCTGGCAGAATTCTATCAGacacaacctgtcactcaatgACTGCTTCAAAAAAGTACCGAGAGATGAGGATGATCCAg GCAAGGGCAACTACTGGACACTTGACCCAAACTGCGAAAAGATGTTCGACAACGGAAACTTCCGCCGCAAAAGAAAGAGGAAGTCCGATTCCCTCTCCGGGGGCGACAGTGGCTCAGGGGCTCCAGATTCAGGTGACAGCGAGAGGGGCAGCCCTAAACACTCAACCTCCCTTAACATCTCTCCCACAGCGGACAGGATCCCCTCTCCATCATCAGGCCCAGCACCTTGTCTCAGCAGCTTCTTAACCGAGATGTCTGGAGTGACAGCCGCAGCAGCTACTGAGGTGGGAAGTGATGGGTTAAACAGGCCACTGCACCTTCCTTTAGATGGGCCTCATAGACCTGCGCAACCTGGGAGCTTTAGCAGCTACTCCCCCAACTCAGGCGGCCCAGAGTGGGTGCCACAAGTGCCAGCTCCCTCTGTGCTCTCCTCTTCACCCACCCACTCTTCCCTAGGCTACACTAGCCCAATCCTCAGCCAATACAGTGGCTCCAACGGGCATTTCTACCCCTCACTGGGCTCCACAGGAATCATCTACCATCGTGAGGGCACAGAAGTTTAA